The genomic stretch GAGAACCATCCAGTCTCAGATACCAAAAGTGCCGAGGTGGAGAAACCTTGAGATACATAAGCTTCAGTCCCTGCTCGCAAAGAATCTGGTCTGTTCGTTGTGGTGCTTCTTAATATGGCTTGAAATGTGTCCTAATGAACATTTCTGCATTGAAGAAACTCTTCAAGTTCCTTATTTGAAGAGttagaaataaaactgaattcCTGACACCATTTGGGACTGACAGCATGGTACTATCAATGTGAAGGGGCTCATCGCATTCTTACCAATTGACTGGGTTATCAAaccttagcttttaaaaaatgatttcgcAGAGGGAGGACAGGATCCAGGTGGCCTCTACCATCGTTACCAGCAGCACGAGCCTATGCTTTCGAGTGTCTGTACAGAATACAGTCGGATGGAAAATAACCTACGAGTTGCGTTAACATAGTAAACCTCAACAGTTCATCCCCTTTAACTTGAACTTGTTCATAATTTTGGCAGAGCACAGCTAAAATCTCGCTCTGCTGAAAAATCCCCTGGCCTAATAACAGTTGCAGATGGCTGATTTGCAGTATTTTGGAACTAGTTCTTTCAAGTGCTCATACATACTACTTACTATCACATACCCAATatggtaattaaaataaaatctcaatcTATTAAAACGGCACCCTGAAGACCTCAAATACACCCTATTTTGTTTCACTGACGTGGGAGGTCAGTTATTTGACCTGGTGGTAGGTAGTGGGCTGTTCTGGAAAATTGCCTTTTCTATTTAATGAGGAGTAAAGTCGGCCAGAATGACCTCTGacgcttcccccaccccacccaccccacccacccctccccgctGTTTAAGTCTTCAGCTCAGAAGCTTTTGAGTGTGGCCTTTAGAGGCTTGGCATCCGCACCCTTCAGCTTGAAATCTCCCCTTTACCATTGTGCCAAGTGCTCTGGGCGTTCCAGTTAACTGGAATGGtcttgaaaataattgaaaaaaaaactgtaattcaGACTCTTCATTAATTCATACTGGTTTTTGCCCCCAAAGGATCCAAATTCCTGTGGGTTCATGGGGCTTCAAACCCAATATTTAAGAATCATTGCAAAGTACATAGTTTTCAGTCGGTGATGCTTAACAACTGAGGCAGGAGGctcttctgagcctcaattttctcacttgtaaaatgaaatctaaaccctttcctgctttattaattaggctattttaaaagataatgacTAAATTGACATACTCTCTCAGTAATCGGCaaccttcttcctcccttccttcttcttggAGTTGGGGAGTTTTTACCATTGCAGACATATTGTCTTCATGCTTAAACTGTGAGAGTTTTGCCTTTGAATCCAAACAAATGTTTGACCTCACTTTCGAACTCTCTACTCACTGTCAAGGACTTCCTTGGTTAAGGACAGTAACTGTACCCtctttaaatctttcttttttttcccctctagatCAACTAGTTTTTACTTTACCAGGAGGATCACCACCCCCAAATATGAATGTTAGTAACttgttccaattttttttcacttctgaaCTGAAGCCAACTGAAGCCATCTTGACAAGTCTGAGCAAATGTCAACATTCCTGGGGACTAATCATATTTCCTGAAAGACTCTGAAAAGCTGTTCTTTAGGCTAGTTggccaaaacatttttttgagaaGAGATGGGAAATTAAGGCGTAAGAAAAACCCTGATGGAAATCCTGCATGGCTGAAACCTGAAAGTAGGTTAGCTGGAGATGGTTGTGAGGCGTGGGGCACTAAGAGTGACCATAGCTGGCCGAATCAAGGAGAACCGTGATGGGGCCTGAGTTTGCCAGTGGCCTCCTCTATGCGCCCTGTGGGAATCACATGTCTCAGACCAGGAAGCATGGGTCCAGGATGATGGTTCTTACTTAAGGTTTGTGTGGAAGGCTGCAAACTTCTGACTAGGAAGGGAGAGTGGGATTGAGCCACCAGGGATGAACCCTAGGCTCACTCCGGTGCAACAGCAGGCCCTTCGCCCTTCTCTTGATTCCCTAGCGAAGTAGATTCTGGTTTCCACCGAAGGCTGAGAGGGGGGCAGGCAGAGGGTGTCACTGCCCCTGTAGCACAACCCTGGTCCCAACACAACACTCTTGTGTCTAGGGTTCACAGATCTCATTGAGCAAGTCTCCCAACTCGACAGCCAATCCCCACCACAAAGGCCTCTCTCCAAAGACCCCCAGTAATGACTGGCAAGGCCCATGGATGGGCACGGCTGGGATGGGAGCAGAGGCCTGTTCCAGGGCTGGGGGATGGCCCACGCTGGCTCAACGCCCACGGTTGGCAGTGGAGCCAGCTTTTCTCACCAAACCAGAGCCGACATCTGAAGAGAAAAGGGCATCTCCAGATACAACAAAGAGGAATTCGCAGCCTCATGTTTATAACGTGATTACAGGTTACAGATGCCTTCCTTTCCACCTAGATGTCACTCAGTCAGCTTTAAACACTTGCTTCTAAAGGGCAAATTGAGAATTCTGTTCCCTCAAAGACCGATGAGCGCAGCTTTTCCCAGTACGTTGTGAAGACAGGGGCCCTGCTGGCTGGTGCAGAAACTACCACAGACATGGTGAGAAAAGGACAGCAGGTGAATGGGAAACGCTAGTGCCCAGGCACATCTGTGTTGGTTGTATATGAAACTGGAATGCGCACGCCATGCTCAGGAAACATGGCCAGAAACCCACAATGGGAGTCAAACTGCAAAAGATGGCTCCATGCAGAATCTTAAAGGATGGAGTCTGGCTGGCGTAAGAGAATGGGACTAGTCAGCCTCACGAGAAACAACTATTTGGTTATTTCTCATCGTGTCACactttgaaagagaaattttagCAACACAGGCagagagcaggaaaaagaaaatccattatAGGGGTATGGTACAGGACCAGCTAAAACTGTAACCCTATACACGGAGGGCCTGGTAATAAAAGAACAGACTCGCAACTGCTTTCCCTCCTGTTCGTGTTCACGGTAACAGCTGGATACATACTAATTGcaagaagtgaaagaaagaggCTGAACTTTAAAAGCAGGCATGCTGCAATGAGTCTCTCACCAGCACAATTTCAGACCCAAGTGTGCTGTGCCGCCTAGCAGGTCTATTTTAAACGTACACTCACGGTTCCTCGTTGGTATGGATGGCTTCGTGCTGTTCTCTCCTTCCAGGTGCATCGCTTCTGTCCATCGAGAGATGGTTTAACAGCGGGTTCTCAGCCTCAGTGCTGTGGACATGGGGATTGGAACACCCTCTGCCctgggggctgccctgtgcactgTGGGACGCTTAGGAGCATCCCGGTCTCTGCCCACCAGGTGCCAggagcacccccccccccatccccaaGCCACGGCAACCAAAAGCGTATCCAGGCATTGTCAGATGTTCCCTGGAGGGCATGATCACCCCCAGTTGGGAATCACTGAGATAAACTAGTAAGGAATGGCTTTCTCTTCCCCCCTCAACCCCACTCCCAAACATCTCTACCCAGGGCCGGGAACCTGCGTGAGACACCTCCTAATCCACTGGACTGCCCTCTTGTTCTGAGTGGCCTTCGCTAATACTTTTGACTTGCAAGACTATTAGTCATTCAGAACAGTGCTCCTACTACCCTTGAAGAGAAAGTCCTTTCAGCTAAAttttgggaggagggaggaaaagaagcagGTAAATTGCCCTTTAGAGACATCTGTCTGTTTTAGTCTATGGAAGGTTTCAGACAGAATTCTGCACATCCAGGGTCTCTGTGaacattgggggggggggggattggGTACTTGAaactcacctccccaccccctgcctttgCCAcatttctacagatgaagaaaggggCCAGAAGgggaaatgacttgctcaaggtcatacataTTCCtaatcctccttttctttttttttttaaacatctttattggagtataattgctttacaatggtgtgttagttgctgctgtatataacaaagtgaatcagctatacatatacatacatcgtcatatcccctcccttttgcgcctccctcccaccctccctgtcccacccctctaggtggacggACACAAAGcgccgaggtgatctccctgtgctacgcggctgcttcccactagctagctattttacatttggtcgtgtatatatatgtccatgccactctctcacttcgtcccagcttacccttccccctccccgtgtcctcaagtccattttctacatctgcatctttattcctgtcctgcccctaatcCTCCTTTTCTGAGGACATAGGCCAATATGACTCTTCTTTGCCCAATATGCCCGAAGAGCTTCGGTCTCTAAACACGGATAGCTTGCAGTGCTTCACAAGCGACAGTTTTGGCCAAACCCTGCCAGTGCAGGAATGCAGATCTTATAAATGATAGAATACTGCAACCAGTTAGtgcaaacaaacatttattgtgaaATATTCATCCTACCCTTTATTAGGTATTACATCATCAAAGCACTTTGTGGCAATGAAAATAGCTTTTTTTACCCCTCTGATTCACCCAATATTCCATTAAAGCTGCAAAAAAATGTGCAATCTGCTTGAAAAATAGGTTGCTCTTATTTACTCATTTGTGAaaagtcaaaaattaaaaaagaaaatgaaacttgcTTGGAGCCAATTTGCCTTCCCACTTCCCAGCTACTCCCCAAAATAATTAACAaagataatttgttttaaatgcctttttataaaaccaatgcacctttccccatattataatcataaaaattttaaaaagccgtTATTTACTTCCTTGGAAAAAAGGTGGCCAGCCGTTGTTTTTTGATTGGGAGCACGTGTATTTCCTGGGAGTTCACTTTCTTTAACTTTATGCTCCGGTTTTTGACGGGTTTCCTAAGGGGCTCCGCGTTTCCCATGGACTCTTCTCCTGGGCTGTTGATGTCATAGCCCTGAAGCATGGAGTCTTCTCGTTTGAAGGAGAAGTTTTTGGTGGACACCCCCGAGAGGCCTTTGATCTTGCCACAGAAGATGGTAGGCACAGTGTCTTCCACGGAGACGATCACCTTGGCCGCCTGGGACTCGCTCACAATCTCAATGTTATTTTCAGCCTTGACCTCACCGCTGGGCTGGCTGGGCGGCTCGGCAGCAACGCTGCTGCCCATGTGACTATCCATCACGGCTGAGGCCTCGTGGGGCGTGGTGGGGGCAAAGGGCACTTCCGTGCCACTGGGAAGTTTCTCCATCACAGTGTGACCTGGGCTGTCCGCTGACCCGCTGCTGTCGTACAATGTCTCAGGGGGGGGCTCAGATTTCCGGTGAGCTGCCAGTGACAGGTCTAGGGCTGCATCTTCCTGGCACATCGGGGGACTGACTTCGCCAGCCTTGAGCCAGGGCACCGACTTCATGGAGAGATCCAGGGCCTCGTTCTCACTCCCCATCTTGATGACGGTGTGGCGGCCGAGCTGGAAGTACTCCCTCGGTGGGAGGAGGTCGAAGGGCTTCAGTTCCTCCTTCTGGAGAGGGGTCTGGGTGCCTTTAAACGGGTGTAGGCCGAAGGAAGATGGCGGCTTTCGGAAGCTGGGGCTGAACTTGGATTCAGAACTCTGAGGCACCGGGATGGGGATGGGAATGGGGACCGGCACAGGCAAGGGGACGATCACAGGGTAGGGAACCAAGAGGGTGGCTGGCGGGACCAGGGGGGACAAGGGGGAGTTAAACGGCTGGGGGGGCACAGGGGCGTATCCCGGCGGAGGCTGACAGGGTGGAGGGCCGAGAGCGCCCTGCGAAGGAAACAAATTCTGGAGCACGGCTTCGAAGGGCAACGTGGGCTCCTGCGGCTGGCTGGGGATCCTGAGGtccaggagctggggctgggcctCGGGGTCCTCGGCTCCCTGGAAGAGGTTGCTGTGGATGGCGCTGGAGGAGCACGGGGCCTCCTGTGGCAGGACCAGAGGGGAGTTGAGGTGCTGGAAGACGTGCTGCTCCAGCACCACCGGCAGCTGCACGGGGCCCTGTGTGGTCATGACGTAAGTGGCGTTGCCGTTAGGGTTGAGCTCAGGCGCGGGGCTGCCCTCCACCTGCATGTGAATGGGCATCACCACCGGGCTCTCCCCGAGGCACAGGGGCTGAAGCACGGTGGCCGCTACCTTCAGAGCCATGCCGCTCTGGGACTCAGCCGGGGGGTTCAGAATGGACGGGGCCGGCACGGTCACCAGGGCCTTCTTTACCAGGTCAGTGGAGTTGATGTTCCAGGCCTCAGTGGTGATCAGCTGGGCCATGCCGTTCTCCAGTCTGTTATTGGCCAAGGCAGGGGAGGAGTCGGTCATGTCCATGGAGAGGTTCTGGGACTGCAGATCGTCCATCACTCAGCTCTGATGCTACTCGGCCTGCAACACAGAACACACCATATGAATCTTCCTTCCGAGACAATGTATAATTGCCTTGAGAGCTCTCTCTAcatcttttaaaagtttccaCATCTTAGTTAACCGGGGAGCACACCCATCTCtctgtgtatacatacatgttaCAGATATTTCCTAACATATACGAACACACCCATACGATCAGCTATGCGTGGACAGCCCCAATTTAACAGACGATTAAACTATAAACACAGATGATGTAATGACGAAATAGCCAAGTGCGGTTAAACAGAGTATTGTGAAGCCGAATACTCACTCAGCTTATGCGCTCAGCCTGCGACAAACACAAAGTTTCGTTCCACATTGTTCTATCGGACAGTTAAGATATGCGGGGATTGGACTCGTTCAAATTCAAATATGCAGCAAAGACTTactttcctttaagaaaaaaaatagaaccctGTCACGTTAGAATATTGTATGGAATTGGAAGGGGGCCATCCCAGTTatggaaagcatttaaaaaactctTTGTAGCAGCAATAATTCTTCCAAAAGAGGCTTGATGAGAGGAACAGCAGTGTATTTATACGAGGCTCATTATAGTTGTCTGCCTCCAACCAGTGACACCCTCTTTCCTCCAGTAATAGGAAAAGCCACTCCGAGGAGTGAAGACAGGATAACTCGCACGAATGCTCACTGGGTCCAGCGTCACTGTCCCCGTTCCGTCTGTCTGACCTGTGACCTCTCTCTCTCCTAACTTCTAGCTATCAAGAGGAACAGCTGTTGACGAATCTAGGGCCGGGGAAACGGAACCCTTGCTGGAAACAAACATCCTCAGAGGTGAGATATACTTTCTTGATGTCCGCGGCACCACTGGCCACCTCCTGAGACGCCAAAGAAGCCCAGCGCTGGTGCTTCCTGGAGGAAGCGGGGCTGCAGCTGCGATATGGCTCTCCATGGAAACGCGTCCATATTTAGCCTTGTTACCATGGAGAAGGCAGGCACCATGTCTAACTCGGGGATCTGTGCAGCCCTGGAGTCTGGTTGGGCTCAACAATAATTCAATAATCCTCAGTCTTGCTGGGCAGGCCTTGGGCAACTCCGATTCTTGACCTCACCTGTCTAAGCGGTCTAGACTTTCGTCCTGGGGTCAACTTGTCCTTCTCTCCTCACCCCGAAATTACCAACACAACCTCCAAAACAAGAGGGGCGGCCCAGCACACCATGGGATTAGAAGTGAACAAACGAGGCCTCACTACAGGAAGGCAGCTTTAAGAAATGAACAACTCTGTGATATTTCCAGACAATCACAACGTGTCAAATGCACAGAACAAGGAGTTTCTCTGAAGCGGGAGGAGGGGAGGACGAGGGGAAGGATGCTGTGCAAAGAACTTTATGGAGAAGGAACGGTGAGTGATGCCCTCGGCAGGGCACACTGCAGAGCCTCTGAGGAAGCCTGTCCCCAGGGAGCCCTAGGGGGCTTGCCCCAGCCGAAGGGCCTGGTTTTTCCTGAGAGGAGTGCTCCCTGATCCAGCCCAGAAAATGCCATGCCTCCAGTACACCATCATTCATTcttccatgcattcattcatccatccaaccaaTCAATTTGCTGAACATCTACTGCCTGCCCAACGCTTTGCTGGGGGCTGGAGATGCTGCCATGATCTTGGAGATGCTCCTGCTTTCATGGGGATTAGAGTCTACCGGGGGTGCGTGCCGTTGATCGGACAGAGACTGGCTAGCGTGAGAAGGCGTCAGCGTGAAGCCACGAGGGGCATCAGCCTCGGCAGGACAGAGCTCTGTCGGCCACTCACAGACAGCCCTCCGAAGGCCCTGAGCACCCAGGGCCTCCTCCAGAAGGGCCGCCCTGTCCCTCACAGTGGCCAGAGCTCAGGGCGGGGTGGCAGAAGGCTGAAGGGAAGCTTGGGCGGGGCTGGTGCGGACAAGGACAGCAGCGGTCAGAGGAGGCACCGCGGCCACCCGTCCGGCCCGTGAGGCAGGCCGCCAGGAGAAGCCACGTCCCGTGTTTCCCGCGGGCTTGGGACTACCCGGCTGTGAGGCTGCTTTCTCATAACAGGCTACACCTTCTCGGCGCCTCCCCGACCGGCTCCTGGCACATACCTTCGGCTCCGGCGGCGGCTCTCACCTCTCCCCGCGCAGCCTCACTCCTCTCCCGGCCTGGCCCTGGCCCTAGGACTGCTAAGCCTCCAGAACCTTCCCGCTCAGAGTACGAGGAGGCCGTCCTGCCAGAGGTGAGGGTGCCGCCCACAGGGGGCGCTCGGTGCCTTTAAACTCTCGCCATCAGGCCCCTTGCCGGGGCCTCAAGCCTCTGGGGACAGGGCCGGGGCCAGATGCGATGTGGGACGGGCCAGGATGCAGGTGGCGGTGTGCCGCatctcgggggggggggggggggggggggggggggcggggggcaaggGCGCGGCTACCACCCCTGCCTCCTCCCACGTGACAGCTTTGCACCTGCCTGATGACTGAGCCAAGCAGGCCCGGGGAGCAGCCGCAGTCGCTCACCTAGAGGCCTGCTGAGACGAtgcccaccgctccccaccgggGACTGAGCACCCGCTCCGCGTCGCGTACCACGCGGGGCCCAGGACCACACTGCCTTCGTCAAGCACCCTCCCGCCTCCCAGGGGGCTCTTCCCCTCTTCCGCCCCGCTCCTCCTCCCCTCATTCACCCTGACAGCACGCCCCCCGACTCTGGGTCAGCAGCTGGGGGGCCTGAGTGGCTGTCACTGTTGTAGGAGCCAGTGCTGGAAGCCCCAGGGATGCCCTGAGGAAAACCACCGGCTCCTGAGGTGAGGGCTCACAGCGCAAGTCTGTGTCCCTGAGGACAAGCCAGAGGTCGGATGCCAACTGGAGAGGTCGTGTCACAGAAACCATCACGTAATGCTCACGCTGAGGGGGTGCCATTTCTTCAGAGGTGGCAGGGAGccttttgtttgggtttttcaaaatattaaatggatTTAAATGAGATCGGCCATCCATTCGGCCTGCACCCATTACCCCTGGGGGTATGGGGCGGGGCGTAAAGGGAGGGGAAGTGGGCGATCTGGATCCGCGGGTGCTGGAGACCCTCGCTCTCTTGGCCCGTGGCCAGTTGCCTACGTGCCCCCCCAGATGGAGACCCTGCGGAGAAGCCTCAGGGCACACAGCAGctggggaggtgaggaaggacTGTCTGGGGCAGTAATTGGGCTCAGAGACCTGTGGGTCACCTGAACCCCTCGTCTAACTCTCACGAAGATCTAAGGATACCAGAGGCACAATGTCCCCAGGATCTGCCCCTCAGCTTGGAGCCCTCTCGGGCCTTGACCTTCACCCAGCCAACTCCTGCTCACCTGTCAGACGCTGGACTCTCATCCTCTGAgatctcccccaaccccactgaGCTCCCACAGGACCCCAACTTACCTTGGCAAGTCCTGAACCTCCCCCTCATACTGGCATTGCCAGTATGAGAAACAACTTTCTCACCTGCTCATCTTTATAACCGTAGCTGGTGAATCCTTTCAGAAAGGAGGGCATGAATGAGTATCTAGGCCTTTCGCAGCCTGGCGTTCTCATAACCAGCGTCTTGTCACATTTATAGAATCATGGCATATCAAGACTGGCAGGGACATTAAAGCTTACATCTCTGTCCTCTTCCCGatcttttttacagatgaggaaaccgtgACCCAGAAAGGCTGAATAAAACTCGCCAGAGGCCAGTTATCACAGAGGTCACCCTGCTCTTGGTGTGGAGAGAGCAGAGGGTCAGGCCCACAGGTGCCACGGAGGGGAACATGGCAGTCACCCACCTTCACCAGCCAGGGGGAGACTCCAATGACGAGACAGTAGATGCGAAAGCACTTTGTGGACAGTGAAGAGTCTGACACGGTGACCTGTGAATGGATTCATCCTAGGGTCCCGTGtttctctgacacacacacacaaagaaaaccaaagcaaagcGACACGTGTGCCGTTTTCCTGATAAGGCGTTACATTCGTGAAGAAGCCAACCTGGGGCCCAACTCCCAGGCAGTAGGTCAGTGACCCGCCCCACATCTGCACCCCACTGGGTGCCCTGCAAGCCGGGCCTGCctctcaggcctcctgcctccagaGCATCGCACGAAGGACTCAATTTACCTTACaggcttccatacaaattgacaTTTTTTGGACAAGGATTCATTTATAGCTTAATTTCAAAAGTGAAAACAGTTGACCACTCAGATAATTTAGACTATTCTCTAGGTCGTAGAGTCCATCTATTTTCCCTGTTGTGGGCATTTAACACCtaatctccctctccctctctctctctctacacacatacacacacacacacacacacacacacactcacacactcacacactcaacCTAATACCCTCAGCTACATCCTAAATGATCCCATGGGGACCCCCTGAGGAGCCTGCACCGACTCCAACTGAAGGAagttcagaatgtgactgtgaaCCCCACTTTAACCCAGAACAGGATCCCCGAGACCGCCTCACGCAGCGCTTGATTTCTGAGCTGGGAATTTGGACAAAAGCCCTGTGGGCATGCCAGGAGCCCTAAATCACCTTCTAGAGAGGGGCTTGATTTTGTACCGTGAATTGAGAGCATTTTCACCACAGAAACAACTATCAAGACGACCACAAGGCCCCTGGTCTGCAGCGCCAAGCGCCCCTGAGGAAATGCTTGAGGACTGGGTTCCTAGGTCTGGTGGGCAGGGTCACCTCGTGGTAACGCAAGCCAGGGGCCACTGGCTGCCTGGGAGCCCTGTGAGGACCCTGGGACCACTGGAGCGAGGTCACGTGGAAGTGAGCTCAGCCTCAGGGGAAGCAGTCTTAGTGATCTGGGCAGATTCCACCTCCAGGACCTGGATGATCTAGGGCGGGCCATTCTGGAGTCCCCTGGGCCCGATCCTGGGGACACCCCCTTCAGCCCGAACAGCCTGCAGATGTGACctgccctcctcttcccctgAAGTCAGCCTCACCTAGATATTTTATCAAGATAAATTTCTTCCTTTAAGACATTcattttcaggacttccctggtggcgcagtggttaagagtccgcctgccaacgcaggagacacgcgttcgagccctggtccgggaagaccccacatgccgcggggcaactaagcccgtgcgccacaactactgagcccgtgagccataactactgagcccgtgagccacaactactgagccctcgtgcctagagaccgtgctccgcaactactgggcctgcgctctagagcccgcgagccacaactcctgagcccacgagccataactactgaagcccgtgtgcctagagcccgagctccgcaacgagagaagccaccgcaatgagaagcccgcgcaccgcaacaaagagcagcccccgctcgctgcaactggagaaagcccgcgcgcagcaatgaagacccaatgcagccaaaaataaataaataaaaataaataaatttattttaaaaaagacattcattttctaaaaatatatcccGATACTATGTGTTTTCCAACTGTAAAATATCAACAGCTTTGGTTTTTATGGAGCCTGTAGGCAGCCATCATTTTTTCAGGTCAGAATTGGATCGTCGATGTCCTTGGAGCAGCAGCATTACCTGAGAGCCTGCTAAAAATGCAGAGtctcgggccccaccccagaccaccTGAATGCGCACCTGCGTCTCGACAAGCACGTTCACATCTGACCGGTGCTGGCTTAGCTCTGGTCCTCAACTCGGCTACACGTTAGAATCACccggaagctttaaaaaatactgatgcctgggtcccaccaCCAAGACTCTgacttaattggtctggggtacAGCCGGGGCATTGGGGTTTTGAAAAATACCCCAGGTGACCCTACAGTCAGAATGACGTGCAGTCAGAATGGCCTTAATCCAAAGGCCAGAGAACAAGGCACCTGGTCAGCCAACCTTCTTCTTAGTGGCTCATCTTGCTTCTTACTTCACAGAAAAGACTAAAGCCATCAAGTCCGGAATTCCCTCAACTTCCACCCTGGCCGTCACAGAGTCTTCCCATGTGCCCCCGCCCCCGGGAAAAAGTGAGGTGTCACTCCTTCTTGCAAGGCTGACTTCCCAGAGACCTCTGTAAGTATCCTCCCCCTCCCAACTGCACCTTATTCTAAATCTATTTCTCGCTTTCGATCCAGCACTTAAAACTACAGCCTCAATGATCAACCTAATGGTGTATAAAAATCACCAGCCGCTTACTATGAGGGAAATGAGCAAAGCATAACTCGCATCCTTTAATCCAACGTAGATACGGTTTCACCATTCAGGACCTGATATGCACTAAATATCTAAGAAG from Phocoena phocoena chromosome X, mPhoPho1.1, whole genome shotgun sequence encodes the following:
- the RAI2 gene encoding retinoic acid-induced protein 2 isoform X1 — protein: MDDLQSQNLSMDMTDSSPALANNRLENGMAQLITTEAWNINSTDLVKKALVTVPAPSILNPPAESQSGMALKVAATVLQPLCLGESPVVMPIHMQVEGSPAPELNPNGNATYVMTTQGPVQLPVVLEQHVFQHLNSPLVLPQEAPCSSSAIHSNLFQGAEDPEAQPQLLDLRIPSQPQEPTLPFEAVLQNLFPSQGALGPPPCQPPPGYAPVPPQPFNSPLSPLVPPATLLVPYPVIVPLPVPVPIPIPIPVPQSSESKFSPSFRKPPSSFGLHPFKGTQTPLQKEELKPFDLLPPREYFQLGRHTVIKMGSENEALDLSMKSVPWLKAGEVSPPMCQEDAALDLSLAAHRKSEPPPETLYDSSGSADSPGHTVMEKLPSGTEVPFAPTTPHEASAVMDSHMGSSVAAEPPSQPSGEVKAENNIEIVSESQAAKVIVSVEDTVPTIFCGKIKGLSGVSTKNFSFKREDSMLQGYDINSPGEESMGNAEPLRKPVKNRSIKLKKVNSQEIHVLPIKKQRLATFFPRK
- the RAI2 gene encoding retinoic acid-induced protein 2 isoform X2, which codes for MDDLQSQNLSMDMTDSSPALANNRLENGMAQLITTEAWNINSTDLVEGSPAPELNPNGNATYVMTTQGPVQLPVVLEQHVFQHLNSPLVLPQEAPCSSSAIHSNLFQGAEDPEAQPQLLDLRIPSQPQEPTLPFEAVLQNLFPSQGALGPPPCQPPPGYAPVPPQPFNSPLSPLVPPATLLVPYPVIVPLPVPVPIPIPIPVPQSSESKFSPSFRKPPSSFGLHPFKGTQTPLQKEELKPFDLLPPREYFQLGRHTVIKMGSENEALDLSMKSVPWLKAGEVSPPMCQEDAALDLSLAAHRKSEPPPETLYDSSGSADSPGHTVMEKLPSGTEVPFAPTTPHEASAVMDSHMGSSVAAEPPSQPSGEVKAENNIEIVSESQAAKVIVSVEDTVPTIFCGKIKGLSGVSTKNFSFKREDSMLQGYDINSPGEESMGNAEPLRKPVKNRSIKLKKVNSQEIHVLPIKKQRLATFFPRK